Proteins from one Brevibacillus humidisoli genomic window:
- a CDS encoding sugar phosphate isomerase/epimerase family protein, whose translation MKLGVFTVLFAQKSWEETLDYVAAKGLDAVEVGTGSYPGNAHCNAEELLADSGKRRAFKQAVESRGLIISALSCHGNPLHPQKQIAQAYHDNFLMTVRLAEKLEVPVVNTFSGCPGDHEHAKYPNWPVAPWPNDYQEILAWQWEQKVIPYWREMEQFAAEHGVKIGLELHGGFSVHTPATLLRLREATGQALGANLDPSHMWWQGIDPVQAVRILGKAGAIHHFHAKDTAIDTVNVNHHGVTDMQSYAQMLDRAWQFRTVGYGHDLKTWADIISSLRLVGYDGVVSIEHEDGLMSVDEGFTKAVQNLQQVLIREPLAEMWWV comes from the coding sequence ATGAAGTTAGGTGTCTTCACCGTTCTGTTTGCACAAAAATCGTGGGAAGAGACGTTGGATTACGTAGCTGCAAAAGGATTGGACGCAGTGGAAGTGGGCACAGGCAGTTACCCCGGGAATGCCCACTGCAACGCGGAAGAGCTACTCGCTGACAGTGGAAAGAGACGAGCTTTTAAACAAGCGGTAGAATCCAGAGGGTTGATCATCAGCGCATTAAGCTGTCATGGCAATCCGCTGCACCCGCAGAAACAGATCGCCCAGGCTTACCACGACAACTTTCTGATGACCGTGCGTTTGGCAGAAAAACTGGAGGTGCCGGTTGTCAATACCTTCTCCGGCTGTCCCGGGGATCATGAGCATGCCAAATACCCCAATTGGCCGGTGGCACCGTGGCCCAACGACTACCAGGAGATTCTCGCCTGGCAGTGGGAGCAGAAAGTGATCCCGTACTGGCGCGAGATGGAGCAGTTCGCTGCCGAACATGGCGTAAAAATCGGTCTGGAGCTGCATGGCGGCTTTTCTGTGCACACGCCGGCCACGCTGCTCCGGCTGCGGGAGGCGACCGGTCAAGCTCTCGGCGCCAATCTTGATCCGAGCCACATGTGGTGGCAGGGAATTGATCCGGTACAAGCGGTACGAATTCTCGGCAAGGCAGGAGCGATTCATCATTTCCATGCCAAAGACACCGCGATAGATACGGTCAACGTCAACCATCACGGTGTCACGGACATGCAATCGTACGCCCAGATGCTGGACCGCGCCTGGCAGTTCCGCACGGTAGGTTATGGGCACGACTTGAAAACCTGGGCCGACATCATCAGCTCCCTCCGTCTGGTCGGCTACGATGGTGTCGTCAGCATTGAACACGAAGACGGGTTGATGTCGGTTGACGAGGGCTTTACAAAGGCCGTGCAAAACTTGCAGCAAGTGCTGATCCGCGAACCCCTCGCTGAGATGTGGTGGGTGTAA
- a CDS encoding GNAT family N-acetyltransferase: MKTIALQRLDETAASDLVALSSSLGWDYSSEDVRTILACGIVYGHWSAEDGVVSSAAIFPYGDRLASIGMVMVREPYRGQGLGKAVTQKCIDALPSGVPIMLIATPEGIPLYERLGFQTVETIEKLLCDRYQQPAGGVTPAGVKSNEGNPAADRSARLHNGYHLCEMTADDVEAVMDLDEAAVGGRRCSFLQARMMQSARQAVIKRPDGTIAGFGLAVQGPELLLLGPIVAPDCELALALIDHLASRHEGNLRIDIPAKQQALRSGLLKRGFCKATQPPVMLKGADQLPSRNDTLFAIAAQAFG, from the coding sequence ATGAAAACAATCGCCTTACAGCGGTTGGATGAGACAGCCGCTTCCGATCTGGTGGCGTTGTCGTCCAGTCTGGGTTGGGACTATTCGAGCGAAGACGTCCGCACCATCTTGGCCTGCGGTATCGTCTATGGACATTGGTCGGCAGAAGACGGAGTGGTTTCTAGCGCGGCGATCTTTCCCTACGGTGACCGACTGGCCTCGATCGGTATGGTGATGGTTAGGGAGCCGTATCGGGGACAAGGCCTCGGCAAGGCTGTGACTCAGAAATGTATCGACGCCCTGCCCAGTGGGGTTCCGATTATGCTGATAGCGACACCAGAAGGAATTCCGCTGTACGAGCGGCTCGGCTTTCAGACTGTGGAGACGATTGAGAAACTGCTTTGCGACCGTTATCAACAGCCTGCAGGGGGAGTGACTCCTGCTGGAGTCAAATCAAACGAAGGCAATCCTGCCGCTGACCGTTCAGCACGTCTCCACAATGGTTATCACCTCTGTGAGATGACCGCCGATGATGTGGAGGCTGTGATGGATTTGGATGAAGCGGCTGTAGGCGGCCGGCGATGTTCGTTTTTGCAGGCGAGAATGATGCAATCGGCGCGTCAGGCGGTGATCAAGAGGCCAGATGGCACGATTGCCGGTTTCGGTCTGGCCGTGCAAGGGCCTGAGCTGCTGCTGTTGGGACCGATCGTCGCACCCGACTGCGAACTGGCCCTCGCTCTGATAGATCACTTAGCCAGTCGGCATGAGGGAAACCTGCGCATCGATATCCCTGCCAAACAGCAAGCACTGCGGTCAGGTCTGTTGAAGCGCGGGTTCTGTAAGGCAACCCAACCGCCCGTCATGCTGAAGGGAGCTGATCAATTGCCTTCACGCAACGATACCCTGTTTGCCATTGCGGCGCAGGCGTTTGGCTGA
- a CDS encoding aspartate/glutamate racemase family protein, with translation MKTIGLLGGMSWESTTIYYRLLNQHVKERLGGLHSAKCLLYSFDFEEVQRLQHQGQWEEAGDLLARTARLLEGAGADFLVICTNTMHKVAEQIQQEVSLPLLHIADATAERIRKNGLGKVGLLATGFTMEQDFYKGRLHQKYGLDVLVPEPRDREVVHQIIYQELCRGVIKPDSRQRYREIISRLVEQGAEAIILGCTEITLLVNQDDSPVPLFDTTAIHAEAAVDWALAVDAPPAHRANPATSA, from the coding sequence ATGAAAACAATCGGTCTGTTGGGCGGCATGAGCTGGGAATCTACGACGATCTACTACCGCTTGCTAAACCAACATGTGAAGGAACGGCTGGGAGGACTTCATTCCGCCAAATGTTTGCTCTATTCCTTTGACTTTGAGGAGGTTCAGAGGCTGCAGCATCAAGGGCAGTGGGAGGAAGCGGGCGACTTGCTGGCTCGCACCGCAAGGCTGTTGGAAGGAGCAGGGGCTGACTTCTTGGTGATTTGCACCAATACGATGCATAAGGTGGCCGAGCAGATCCAGCAGGAGGTCTCACTGCCGCTGCTGCATATCGCTGATGCAACTGCCGAGCGGATCAGGAAAAACGGGTTGGGCAAAGTAGGACTGCTCGCAACCGGTTTTACAATGGAACAGGATTTCTATAAAGGGCGCCTGCATCAAAAGTACGGGTTGGACGTTCTGGTTCCTGAACCGAGGGACAGGGAAGTCGTGCATCAAATCATCTATCAAGAACTGTGCAGAGGAGTGATCAAACCGGATTCAAGACAGCGATACCGCGAGATCATCAGTCGGTTGGTTGAACAGGGGGCTGAGGCAATCATTCTCGGTTGTACCGAGATTACGCTCCTGGTCAACCAGGATGATTCCCCGGTTCCCCTGTTTGATACGACGGCGATCCATGCAGAAGCAGCTGTCGACTGGGCGTTGGCCGTTGATGCTCCTCCTGCCCACCGCGCAAATCCGGCAACCTCCGCCTAA
- a CDS encoding FAD-dependent oxidoreductase gives MKSVKRPVAILGAGPVGLAAAAHLAERGEPFVLLEAGESIAANIQSWKHVRMFSPWEYNVDKAAQALLEKHGWAAPPPEALPTGGELVDNYLRPLADLPQIKPYLHLNSKVIAVGRKGLDKMKTAGRDHLPFVIQYEQNGKRVKLEARAVIDATGTWNRPNPVGSGGVWGDGEAEANSQIVYGIPDVLGEQKSRYAGKRVLVVGSGHSAINTLLDLAKLQQEAPETTIFWAIRKQAVSQTYGGGEADALPARGALGLRLRSLVESGHMQVFAPFYIEKIDSVEGRLRVIGMLQEEEAMIGPVDQIIANTGSRPDMNMLREVRADFDPALECVPALAELIDPNIHSCGTVRPHGEAELRQPEKDLYIVGSKSYGRAPTFLLATGYEQVRSVVSALVGDWEAARKVELQLPETGVCSVGGGSGAAGQAAACCGPAGSEKDAQLVAAQVTDTGCCQSSLPQMVHFDQPTRSESSDCSPSSQSSSDGCYQSAQPEHTDCCASERADSREQDSREQDSRGRAACC, from the coding sequence ATGAAATCTGTAAAACGACCTGTAGCGATTCTGGGCGCTGGTCCTGTTGGTTTGGCCGCAGCGGCGCATCTGGCAGAAAGAGGGGAGCCGTTTGTCCTGCTGGAAGCGGGAGAATCAATCGCGGCCAACATCCAGAGCTGGAAGCACGTCCGTATGTTTTCACCCTGGGAATACAATGTAGACAAAGCGGCTCAAGCATTGTTGGAGAAGCATGGGTGGGCAGCCCCGCCGCCAGAGGCGCTTCCAACGGGGGGAGAATTGGTTGACAATTATCTTCGTCCGCTGGCCGATCTGCCGCAGATCAAGCCATACCTTCATCTCAACAGCAAGGTGATCGCTGTTGGCCGCAAGGGACTGGACAAAATGAAAACAGCTGGTCGGGACCACCTGCCGTTTGTCATCCAGTATGAACAAAACGGAAAGCGAGTGAAGCTGGAAGCACGTGCTGTCATCGATGCCACAGGTACGTGGAACAGGCCCAATCCGGTCGGTTCAGGAGGGGTATGGGGGGATGGAGAAGCAGAGGCGAATTCTCAGATTGTGTACGGCATCCCCGATGTACTGGGAGAGCAGAAAAGCAGATATGCCGGCAAGAGGGTTCTCGTGGTAGGTAGCGGACATTCGGCAATCAACACCCTGTTGGATCTGGCCAAACTGCAGCAAGAAGCACCAGAAACCACCATCTTCTGGGCCATTCGCAAGCAAGCAGTAAGCCAAACATACGGTGGTGGAGAAGCAGATGCGCTGCCGGCGCGTGGGGCCCTTGGACTCCGTCTGCGCAGCTTGGTGGAAAGTGGTCACATGCAGGTGTTTGCTCCATTTTACATTGAAAAAATCGACAGCGTAGAAGGGCGACTGCGGGTAATCGGGATGCTGCAAGAAGAGGAAGCGATGATCGGCCCGGTCGATCAGATCATCGCCAACACCGGTTCCCGTCCCGATATGAACATGCTGCGAGAGGTGCGTGCCGATTTCGATCCTGCACTCGAATGCGTACCCGCACTGGCTGAGTTGATCGATCCCAACATCCATAGCTGCGGTACGGTCCGTCCGCACGGGGAAGCAGAGCTGCGTCAGCCAGAAAAAGATCTGTACATTGTCGGTTCCAAAAGCTACGGACGCGCCCCAACCTTTTTGCTCGCGACTGGCTACGAGCAAGTCCGCTCGGTGGTATCGGCGCTGGTCGGTGATTGGGAAGCAGCGAGGAAGGTAGAGCTACAGCTGCCGGAGACAGGGGTATGCAGTGTCGGCGGTGGTAGCGGTGCGGCCGGCCAAGCAGCAGCATGTTGCGGACCTGCAGGAAGCGAAAAGGATGCACAACTGGTAGCAGCGCAGGTGACGGACACAGGTTGCTGCCAATCATCTCTGCCACAGATGGTGCATTTTGACCAGCCAACCCGTTCGGAGTCGAGCGATTGCTCCCCATCCTCCCAATCAAGCTCTGACGGTTGTTACCAATCTGCTCAACCGGAGCACACTGATTGCTGTGCGAGCGAGCGAGCGGACAGTCGAGAGCAGGACAGTCGAGAGCAGGACAGTCGAGGTAGAGCAGCTTGTTGTTAG
- a CDS encoding MFS transporter translates to MLQSHQNEVPTLDRKRFVPLIIYVIFFGVLNETVFNVSTPNISAQYGLTPAGVSWVVTVFIITFGLGQVIYGKLADLFSLRRLIVIGIIVYAAGSLIGFLLQFWYPFTIFGRAIQGAGASSIPALVMIVVARYFTQQDRGKLFGILTSTVSFAIGVGPVIGGFVSAYLHWSYLFLIPLFTLAAIPAFLKLLPESQPAGGKLDIPGAVLLGITITSLILYCTSLDWPYLIVTAVGAAAFMMRIRRAAHPFVEPSLLADHKYRIGLLIGFLIFGTVVGIMFVIPLMMDHLHHLATDDIGLVLFPGASSAVIFGTVAGNITVKKGSHFVVYTGLSLVLTALLLLAGLTDKWVWFSAMAMVLMYIGFSFVQTALAESITQILAPQQIGVGMGFYGLISFVSGAVGTAIVGKALEGAVLGFPLLPFIHSAPAHQYSNLLLAFALVVAVGCILYALSLGRYSPQSAIGPDPVGEG, encoded by the coding sequence ATGCTGCAATCTCATCAAAATGAGGTGCCGACGCTTGACCGCAAGCGTTTCGTGCCGCTCATCATCTACGTCATCTTTTTTGGAGTGCTGAACGAAACCGTATTTAACGTTTCCACCCCGAACATTTCCGCCCAGTACGGATTGACGCCTGCGGGGGTCAGCTGGGTTGTGACTGTATTTATTATCACGTTTGGGTTGGGACAGGTGATCTACGGCAAGCTGGCCGACTTATTCAGCTTGCGGCGGCTGATCGTGATCGGCATCATCGTCTATGCGGCGGGTTCGCTGATCGGCTTTCTGCTGCAGTTCTGGTATCCGTTCACCATCTTCGGCAGGGCGATCCAAGGAGCAGGGGCCTCGTCGATTCCGGCGCTGGTGATGATTGTCGTCGCCCGCTATTTTACACAGCAGGATCGAGGCAAGCTGTTTGGCATCCTGACCTCTACGGTCTCGTTTGCGATTGGTGTCGGGCCTGTGATCGGTGGGTTTGTCTCGGCTTACCTGCACTGGTCGTACCTGTTCCTGATCCCGCTGTTTACACTGGCAGCGATTCCTGCTTTTTTAAAGCTGCTGCCGGAGTCGCAGCCGGCTGGCGGCAAGCTGGACATCCCGGGAGCCGTTCTGCTCGGCATCACGATTACCTCGCTGATCTTGTACTGCACGTCACTTGACTGGCCGTACCTGATCGTCACGGCAGTGGGAGCAGCCGCTTTCATGATGCGGATTCGCCGGGCCGCTCATCCGTTTGTTGAGCCTTCCTTGCTGGCTGATCACAAGTACAGGATCGGTCTGCTGATCGGTTTTCTCATCTTCGGAACCGTTGTCGGGATTATGTTCGTCATCCCGCTGATGATGGATCATCTGCATCATCTCGCAACAGATGACATCGGGCTGGTTCTCTTTCCGGGAGCGTCCAGTGCCGTCATCTTCGGGACGGTAGCCGGAAACATCACGGTCAAGAAGGGAAGCCACTTCGTTGTCTATACCGGACTCAGCCTGGTCCTGACTGCGCTGCTTCTGTTGGCCGGGCTGACCGACAAATGGGTTTGGTTCTCGGCGATGGCGATGGTCCTCATGTACATCGGCTTTTCATTCGTACAGACTGCGCTCGCCGAGAGCATTACCCAGATTCTTGCTCCCCAGCAGATCGGGGTGGGGATGGGCTTCTACGGTCTGATCTCGTTTGTATCGGGGGCGGTCGGAACCGCGATCGTCGGAAAGGCCCTGGAGGGGGCAGTGCTTGGCTTTCCGCTGCTGCCGTTCATTCATTCGGCTCCCGCCCATCAATACAGCAACCTGCTGTTGGCCTTTGCGCTGGTAGTTGCTGTCGGGTGCATCCTGTACGCTCTTTCGCTGGGGCGGTACTCGCCGCAGTCTGCCATCGGTCCGGATCCGGTCGGAGAAGGATGA
- a CDS encoding sugar ABC transporter ATP-binding protein, producing MEYILQMQGITKSFHQVQVVKGVDFQLGAGEVHALLGENGAGKSTLMNILGGVLSPDDGEIRLFGRSAVLSDPRAAKALGISFIHQELHVVSDLRVYENLFLGAELTDRFGFLQVDEMCRQTTEILAKIGISLDPKAYVRDLDASFKQIIEIARALRAEAKIIIMDEPTTSLTDHETNKLMALIRSLKQSGVSIIYISHKLKEVLEVCDRFTVLRDGSLAGTGDIAGVDEEQITRMMVGRSVAGQDYYVTRSEGTARLEVQQLSCNRLFRNVSFTLHQGEILGFTGLAGDGRTELFECIFGYRKKTAGQILVDGKPVQITHPRHALQAGIGFVPKNRKENAIIKDLSVLSNMSLTALQQYGKYGWIDTRRERQMFSQYKEQLNIKVADPDSSIVTLSGGNQQKVVLAKWLEVNADILIFDNPTQGIDVGAKSDIYHLIMDLARQGKAIVILSSEVPEILKLCDRVIVMHQGEVTATLERSQATEELIMLHAIGTRKEGMGQ from the coding sequence ATGGAATACATTCTCCAGATGCAGGGAATCACCAAGTCATTTCATCAGGTACAAGTAGTAAAAGGGGTCGACTTTCAGCTTGGAGCGGGAGAAGTACATGCCCTGCTGGGGGAAAACGGCGCAGGAAAATCGACCCTGATGAACATACTGGGTGGCGTGCTGTCACCCGACGACGGTGAGATTCGCCTGTTTGGCCGCAGCGCTGTCCTATCCGATCCCCGTGCGGCCAAAGCATTGGGAATCAGCTTTATCCATCAGGAGCTGCACGTCGTAAGCGATCTGCGCGTGTACGAGAACTTGTTTCTGGGAGCCGAACTGACCGACCGGTTCGGATTTCTGCAGGTGGACGAGATGTGTCGCCAAACGACGGAGATTTTGGCCAAGATCGGGATCTCTCTCGATCCCAAGGCGTATGTGCGAGATTTGGACGCTTCTTTCAAGCAGATTATCGAGATTGCCAGAGCGCTGCGAGCAGAGGCCAAAATCATCATCATGGACGAACCGACCACTTCACTGACCGATCATGAGACCAACAAGCTGATGGCACTGATCCGTTCTCTGAAACAGTCGGGGGTCAGCATCATCTACATCTCGCACAAGCTGAAAGAAGTGCTGGAGGTCTGTGATCGGTTTACCGTTCTCAGAGATGGCAGTCTGGCTGGGACGGGCGACATCGCTGGCGTGGATGAGGAACAGATTACACGGATGATGGTAGGACGCTCGGTAGCGGGGCAGGACTACTACGTGACGCGCTCGGAGGGGACAGCTCGGCTGGAGGTGCAGCAATTGAGCTGTAACCGTCTTTTCCGCAATGTCTCCTTTACCCTGCATCAAGGAGAGATTCTCGGCTTTACCGGACTTGCCGGGGATGGCAGGACGGAACTGTTCGAATGTATCTTCGGCTACCGCAAAAAAACGGCCGGACAGATCCTGGTTGACGGCAAGCCAGTGCAGATCACCCATCCCCGGCACGCTCTGCAAGCGGGGATCGGCTTTGTACCTAAGAATCGAAAAGAGAATGCGATCATCAAAGACTTGAGCGTGTTGTCCAACATGAGTTTGACCGCTCTGCAGCAGTACGGGAAGTACGGATGGATTGATACCAGACGTGAACGGCAGATGTTTTCCCAGTACAAGGAGCAGCTGAACATCAAGGTGGCCGATCCGGACAGTTCAATCGTTACTTTGAGCGGCGGCAACCAACAAAAGGTGGTATTAGCCAAATGGCTGGAGGTAAACGCCGATATCCTGATTTTTGACAACCCGACACAAGGGATCGATGTGGGCGCTAAAAGCGACATCTACCACCTGATCATGGATCTGGCCCGACAGGGAAAAGCGATCGTCATCCTCTCTTCGGAGGTGCCGGAGATATTGAAGCTGTGCGATCGGGTAATCGTGATGCATCAAGGGGAGGTCACCGCTACTCTGGAACGGTCACAAGCGACAGAAGAGCTGATCATGCTGCACGCAATCGGTACTAGGAAAGAGGGAATGGGGCAATGA
- a CDS encoding LacI family DNA-binding transcriptional regulator: MITIQQVAKEAGVSVATVSRVLNKHPSVSLKTRQKVESVIERLHYEPNMLGRNLRISQSRMLLVLVPSISNPFYSKIVQGIEDVTRKHHYNILLCTTDTDIEREMIYLDLVKHKLADGVISMDPAADLDHLTGEGRQFPVIQCCEYSENLQIPYVSIDNRTAAYKAVKHLITLGHRKIAMINSDQRFLYARLRKEGYLKALEEYGIACREEWVIHTDLGFESGQRAMRAFLALEEKPTAVFCVSDTLAIGALKGIKEEGVRVPQDIAVVGFDNIQFAAMMNPTLTTVAQPMYEMGCEAARMLIHKLNHPDDSLRSVILDHELIIRESTMG, from the coding sequence ATGATAACGATTCAACAAGTGGCCAAGGAGGCGGGAGTATCGGTAGCCACCGTGTCGCGCGTGCTGAACAAACACCCGTCCGTCTCGCTGAAGACCCGCCAGAAGGTGGAGAGCGTCATTGAACGGCTGCACTACGAACCCAACATGCTGGGTCGCAACCTGCGCATCTCGCAGAGTAGAATGCTCTTGGTGCTGGTTCCCAGTATCTCTAACCCCTTTTACTCCAAAATCGTACAGGGGATCGAAGACGTCACCCGCAAACACCATTACAATATTTTGCTGTGCACCACGGACACCGATATTGAGCGGGAGATGATCTACCTCGATCTGGTGAAGCACAAACTGGCCGATGGGGTGATCTCGATGGATCCGGCCGCCGATCTCGACCACCTGACAGGGGAGGGCAGACAGTTCCCGGTCATCCAGTGCTGTGAATACAGCGAAAACCTGCAGATTCCCTACGTCTCCATCGACAATCGAACCGCAGCGTATAAAGCGGTAAAACATTTGATCACCCTCGGGCACCGCAAGATTGCGATGATTAACTCTGATCAGCGCTTTTTGTACGCCCGACTGCGCAAAGAGGGCTACCTGAAAGCATTGGAGGAATACGGCATCGCCTGCCGCGAGGAGTGGGTGATTCACACCGATCTGGGGTTTGAGAGCGGACAGCGGGCCATGCGTGCCTTTCTCGCTCTTGAAGAGAAACCGACAGCCGTCTTCTGTGTCTCGGACACGCTGGCGATCGGGGCGTTAAAAGGCATAAAAGAAGAAGGGGTGCGTGTGCCACAGGACATAGCTGTCGTCGGCTTTGACAATATCCAGTTTGCCGCTATGATGAATCCGACGCTGACCACAGTTGCACAGCCGATGTATGAGATGGGTTGTGAGGCGGCAAGGATGTTGATCCACAAGCTGAATCATCCGGACGATTCCCTGCGCAGCGTGATTTTGGATCATGAACTAATCATCCGGGAATCAACCATGGGATAA
- a CDS encoding substrate-binding domain-containing protein produces MKALQKWVSGFAILALLLALAGCGGQSQSTGGSSTGTAGETAAGGEKAKTIGMSFPAADHGWLGAIIKNAEDEAKAQGIQYVITTAADPNKQTNDVEDLISQKVDAIVMLPIESAALTPVAKKVKEAGIPLVIVDREIESDDFTALVKGDNKGIGQGAGKYLAEQLGGTGKIVEIIGVPSSVTTLRSEGFREAIQDHPGMEIIVSQSGDFQKEKSLHVMQNILQSQPQIDAVYTHDDEMALGVLQAIKEANRTDIKIVTGAGGHKDVYKLIKDGDSLLKATFIYSPLMVKDAVKVAVDIVNGKTPSEKEIVLEAAQVTQENVDQYYDENANY; encoded by the coding sequence ATGAAAGCGCTTCAAAAATGGGTAAGCGGCTTCGCCATTCTTGCGCTGCTGCTCGCATTGGCGGGCTGTGGCGGACAGAGCCAAAGCACAGGGGGATCATCTACAGGTACAGCGGGAGAAACGGCAGCAGGAGGCGAGAAGGCAAAGACGATCGGGATGTCGTTTCCCGCAGCGGATCACGGCTGGCTGGGAGCGATTATCAAAAATGCGGAGGATGAGGCAAAAGCTCAAGGCATCCAGTACGTGATTACGACCGCCGCCGATCCCAACAAGCAGACGAACGACGTGGAAGATCTGATCTCGCAAAAAGTGGACGCGATCGTGATGCTGCCAATCGAATCGGCTGCCCTGACGCCCGTTGCCAAAAAAGTAAAGGAAGCGGGCATACCGCTGGTGATTGTTGACCGCGAGATCGAAAGTGACGACTTTACGGCATTGGTGAAGGGGGACAACAAAGGGATTGGGCAGGGGGCAGGCAAGTACCTCGCTGAACAATTAGGCGGAACAGGCAAGATTGTAGAGATTATCGGTGTCCCCAGCTCCGTCACGACGCTGCGCAGCGAAGGATTCCGGGAGGCGATTCAAGACCACCCCGGCATGGAGATCATCGTCAGTCAGTCCGGCGACTTCCAGAAAGAAAAGTCGCTGCACGTGATGCAAAACATCCTGCAGTCGCAGCCGCAGATCGACGCCGTCTACACCCATGACGACGAGATGGCCCTGGGGGTTCTGCAGGCAATCAAGGAAGCCAATCGTACGGACATCAAGATTGTTACCGGAGCCGGCGGCCACAAAGATGTCTACAAGCTGATCAAAGATGGCGACAGCCTGTTGAAAGCTACCTTTATCTATTCGCCGCTGATGGTGAAAGACGCAGTAAAAGTAGCGGTTGATATCGTCAATGGCAAGACGCCAAGCGAGAAAGAGATCGTCCTCGAAGCTGCACAGGTGACCCAGGAGAATGTTGACCAGTATTACGATGAAAATGCGAACTATTAA